A genomic window from Glycine max cultivar Williams 82 chromosome 17, Glycine_max_v4.0, whole genome shotgun sequence includes:
- the LOC102665863 gene encoding protein MAIN-LIKE 1-like, whose translation MTQLKMYSNMLKKLLMMLRPGGPRDPLVLTAYGDHVAVIVWNGELSSHGRKVQKFRRSAAEIEGLVAATELSPLIACSLDTSGRGLISAFVERWYKETSSFHLPVREVTITLDDVASLLHLPIIGAFHIFETFHVDKAVLMLIELLEVFGDEARAETIQCHEAYIRLSWLREIYQSKCEVEHWTVVARAYLFHLLGSTLFANKSATHYWIYEHFSSIVEAFTDPDYDERSPRACRWTYTKASTKSLPASTYRKRLDQLTTADV comes from the exons ATGACGCAACTGAAGATGTATTCCAACATGCTgaagaagttgttgatgatgttgagGCCAGGTGGGCCGCGTGACCCATTAGTGTTGACTGCCTATGGTGACCATGTTGCAGTCATTGTATGGAAtggagag ttatcctcccatggaaggaagGTTCAAAAATTTAGGAGGTCTGCTGCTGAAATTGAAGGACTAGTCGCTGCCACAGAATTAAGTCCTTTGATCGCATGTTCATTGGACACTAGCGGTCGAGGACTCATATCGGCTTTTGTGGAGAGGTGGTATAAAGAGACAAGCAGTTTTCATCTTCCAGTAAGAGAGGTGACCATCACCCTCGATGATGTGGCCTCTCTGCTTCATCTTCCCATCATAGGCGCATTCCACATCTTCGAGACTTTTCATGTTGACAAAGCGGTCTTGATGTTGATCGAGTTACTTGAAGTCTTTGGAGATGAAGCTAGAGCTGAGACAATACAATGTCATGAGGCATACATACGCCTATCATGGCTACGAGAGATTTATCAAAGTAAATGTGAGGTCGAACATTGGACTGTAGTAGCTCGTGCTTATTTGTTCCATTTGTTAGGTtccactctttttgctaacaagagtgcaacacat TATTGGATTTATGAGCATTTTTCATCTATTGTTGAGGCTTTTACGGACCCAGACTATGATGAAAGGTCACCACGTGCCTGCCGGTGGACTTATACGAAGGCTTCTACGAAGTCATTACCAGCATCGACATATCGAAAGCGTCTAGATCAACTAACAACTGCTGATGTTTGA